The following nucleotide sequence is from Paracrocinitomix mangrovi.
TCTAAAAGGTCCACCTGAAGCTGTGAGGTAAATTTTTTCAATTGGATTTTGAAATTCTCCTACTATGCATTGAAAAATCGCCGAGTGTTCTGAGTCAACCGGATAAATATTAACTCCCTTTTCACGTGCTAATTTGGTAATTATTTCTCCAGCAACAACCAATGTTTCTTTATTGGCTAGTGCAATATTTTTACCTGCTTCAATTGCTTTAATTGTAGGTTTTAATCCTGCAAATCCAACAATACCTGCAACAACCAAATCCACCTCATCCATTTGCACAACATCTTCTAATGCAGTAGCACCAGTGTAGGTTTTTATATCTTCTTCCCACAATACGCTTTCTACTTTTTCATAGAGCGCTTCATTAGAAATAACCACACAATTAGGCTTGAACTTTAGTGCTTGTTCAATTAATAAATCAGCATTATTATGGGCAGTGAGCACAGAAACTTCAAATTGATCGGGATAATTCTCAATAACCTCCAGGGCTTGAGTTCCAATGGATCCTGTAGATCCTAATATCGCCAATCTTTTCTTGTGCATGAGGCAAAAGTAACTTTAAGTAAAGTTAAAATGTTATAAAAAGTAAAGTATTTATTCTTGATCAACTATACGTTTATCTAAATTTATGCGTTAAGCATTTTACAAAAGAAAATTTTTGAAAGCACTATCTAAAATATTGATCCTTATTGCTTTGGTTTTCTCAACCCAATTGGCCTTTTCACAAGAAGATACCACAAAGGTGAATCCAAAAGTTACCGTTATAAAAAATGACGGAGCAACATACACTGGAACTATTGAAAAAGATGATGCCAGAGAAATATTGTTGAGATCAGATCAAGTAGGTTTAATGTATATCCCTAAACACTTGATTAAGGAAATCAAACCTTTTAAAGAAGAAGCAGAAGAGGAAGTTGTTAAGGAAACAACGGTAGTAGATACTGTTAAAGAAGAAGTTGTAGAAATTGAAAAGGAAGAACCTATAGAAGTTGATCCAAAAACCAAAAAAGAGGTACATCCGGATGATACCATAACTTATGCTAATTATCATTCTACAAAAAACATTTATTCAGATAACGCATTTCCATTGAGAAAGGGAGAAGCTTATTTAAAAACAACTTTTGTAGGAATAGAAGGTGGACTACCATTGACCAAAAACTGGTCTGTAAGTGCAATAGCCTCATTTTTTGGAGCACCGGCTGCGCTTAAAACCAAATTTAGCTTTCCTGTTTCAGATGAATTCAGGATGTCTTTAGATGCAGGTTATGGTACTATGGCATTTGGCACATGGTTAGGAAGAGGAATTAGAGATGGTGCAGGATTTATGTCTTTTACTGCAACATTTGGAGACAGAATAAACAACTTTTCTGTAAAAGGAGGTTACGTATTTATTCATGAATACTGGAACAATGGTTTTACCTGGGACCCTAACACACAAATGTTCATTCCAATTCAAGCAGATATGGCATATCACCACGGACCTTTTATTAATGTAGGAGGACAGTATGCTTTCACAAATTCTTCATCATTGGTTTGTGATGCTACAGCAGTTTTGATTGAAAATTCTTTTGGTATGTCAGTTGGAGCTTCAGTAAGATTTGGAAAAAGTCCGAAAAATAAATGGCTATTGGGTGGTTCTTTATATGTAGTAGATGGCTTTTTCTCTCCTATTCCAATGCCGCACGTTTCTTACACATATATCTTTCCTGCAAGAAAACCTTGATATAAATATTGCGATAACCAAAAAAACTATTTAAATTTGCGCGCCCGTCTGAATTTTTACTGTTTCAGATATTTAGGCGAGCCCCAAAAGCGTTTGGGAAAAATGATCAGCAAATGATCTATATTATTGCGGGTGTGGTGAAATTGGTAGACACGCTAGACTTAGGATCTAGTGCCGCGAGGTGTGTGGGTTCGAGTCCCTCCACCCGCACATTGTGGTCCCATCTCATTCCGATTTGAGTCGGGATTGGAGGGGACCATTTTTTTTTCGCACAAGTTGCGATTGTAATGCAAATTTTAATTGTTCAAAAAAGTAAAGTATGAACGTAGTTGAGGAAAAAATTGATGCGCTAAATGCAGTTTTAAGAGTGAAAATTGCTCCTGAAGACTATGCAGATAAGGTAGAAAATACCTTAAAAGATTACCGTAAACAGGCAAACATGCCCGGATTCAGACCTGGAAAAACTCCAATAAGTCTTATCAAAAAGAAATACGGTAAAGCAGTATTAGCAGAAGAATTGAATAAAGCGGTGAGTCAATCACTTCATGATTTTATTACTTCAAATAACATCAATATTTTAGGAAATCCACTTCCTAAAGAAGATGAAGAGGTAAAAGGTGATTTTGACAATCCAACTGAGTTTGAATTTGTATATGAGATTGGAATCACTCCTGAATTCGATCTTAAATTATCTAAGAAAAATAAATTCGAGCACCTTACTGTAAAAGTAGACAAGGACATGCTTGATAAAGAAGTTGAGAACCTTGCCAGAAGATACGGAAAACTAGTTTCTGAAGAAGCTGTTGGTGAAAGAGATATGGTGATGGGTGAGTTCACTGAAGTAAAAGGTGAAATCAAAAACAACTCAACTATTTCAATGGAATACGTTGAAGATAAAGCCACTCAAAAGAAATTTATTGGTGCAAAGGTTGGTGATGTAATCAACATTGATCCTAAAAAAGTTTCAAAAGGTGAACAAGACATGGCTTCTATGTTGGGTATCACTGAAGAAGAAGCGGCAGGACTGAAATCTAAATTCGACTTTAAAATCACTGAAATCAAAAGAATGATTCCTGCTGATGTGAATCAAGAACTTTTTGACAAATTATTTGGTGAAGGAAATGTGAAGTCTGAAAAAGAATTGAGAGAGAGAATTGAAGCAGACTTAAAAAACATGTTTGCCAACGATTCTGATCGTATATTGAACCAAAAAATGGTAGATGAATTAGTTGACAAAACTAAAGTTGATTTACCTGAAGAATTCTTAAAGAGATGGATTTTAGCATCTGCAAAAGAGGAAATAACTTCTGACCAAATTGAAGCTGATTTTGATAACTACAAGAAAAGCTTGAAATGGCAGTTGATTCAGAATAAAATCATCAAAGACAACGACATTAAGGTTGATCCACAGGAGGCAGTTGATTACACAAAAAGTTTGTTGGTTAATCAATACGCTCAATACGGCATGCCTGCTCCGGATGATGAGCAATTAGACGGACAAGCTAAAAACGTGTTGTCAAATCAAGAAGAAGCAAATAGAATTTACGATAACTTGTACAACAACAAAATAATGGCTCATTTGAAAGAGGCTGTTACTTTGACTGAAAAAGCTTTGCCTTACGAAAAGTTTATTGAGCAAGCTTATAGCAACTAGTTATCTAGAATAAATTTTCTGGACTTTATACTTTAAAATAATACCTATCTTTATAGGTATTATTTTTTTGCAATTTATTTAAGCCAATGTATAATAAAGACGAATTTAGAAAATACGCTGTAAAACATCAGGGGATAAGCAGCAATACAGTTGATAGTTACATGTCAACAATCACATCCATGACTCCATATATCTTGGAAGAAAGACAATTAAATGTTCAGGCAATGGACGTTTTCTCAAGATTGATGATGGACAGAATCATCTTTTTAGGGACAGGAATTGATGATCAAGTAGCAAATATCATAACAGCACAGTTGTTGTTTTTGGAATCAACAGATCCTAAAAAAGACATACAGATTTACATGAACTCACCAGGAGGTAGTGTATATGCGGGATTAGGAATTTATGATACTATGCAATTTATCTCTCCTGACGTAGCAACAATTTGTACAGGTATGGCAGCTTCAATGGGAGCGGTATTATTGTGTGCTGGAGCAAAAGGAAAAAGAGCTGCATTGCCTCACTCAAGAGTAATGATTCACCAACCTTTAGGTGGAGCTCAAGGACAAGCGTCTGACATTGAAATTACAGCTAGAGAGATTTTAAAGTTGAAAAAAGAGCTTTACGAAATCATTGCAAAGCACTCAGAAAATGATTACGATAAAGTTTACCAAGATAGTGATAGAGATTACTGGATGATTGCTGAAGAAGCAAAAGAATACGGTATGGTTGATGAAGTTTTGAGTAGACAAAAATAAGATGGGTAAAGACGAAAATATCAGTTGTTCATTTTGTGGGAGAGCAAAGGTTGATACCGGCATTTTAATAGCTGGTTTAACCGGTCATATATGTGCTAATTGTATTGAACAAGCTCATGGTATTATCGAAGAGCAAAAAAAGCACGATCACGCGCAACAGGTAAATCACGATTTTAGATTACTTACTCCACAACAGATCAAAGAAGAACTGGATGAGTATGTAATTGGTCAGGATGACGCTAAAAAAGTGTTGGCTGTATCTGTTTACAATCACTACAAAAGATTGTCTTTAGTGGATAATCAAAGTGATTTTGAAATTGATAAATCTAACGTGATTTTGGTGGGAAGAACCGGAACCGGTAAAACGCTTTTGGCTAAGACCATTGCTCGTTCATTGAACGTGCCTTTTTGTATTGCTGATGCTACTGTTTTAACAGAAGCGGGATATGTAGGAGAAGATGTTGAATCAATTTTATCAAGATTACTTCAAGCTGCAGATTACAATGTAGAAGCTGCTGAAAAGGGAATCGTGTTCATTGATGAGATAGATAAAATTGCCAGAAAATCTGACAATCCTAGTATTACAAGAGATGTATCGGGCGAAGGCGTGCAGCAAGCCATGTTAAAATTGTTGGAGGGGACAGAAGTTAACGTTCCACCACAAGGAGGTAGAAAGCACCCTGAGCAAAAAATGATCAAAGTAAATACCAAAAACATCTTATTCATTGCCGGAGGAGCCTTTGATGGAATCGAAAAACTCATAGCACGTAGGCTTAACACTAACGTGATAGGATTCTCATCAAAAGATGAAAAAACTGACACTGAAAACTTACTACAATACGTTATACCTTCTGACATCAAAGAATTTGGATTGATTCCTGAATTAATTGGTAGAATGCCTGTGTTGACTTATTTGGATCCATTAGATGAAAAAGCTTTAAAGCGCATCTTAACAGAACCAAAAAACGCATTGATCAAGCAGTATATTCAACTATTCAATTTAGATAATATCGACCTTAAATTTGATGCAGATGTTTTTGACTTTATTGTTGAAAAAGCGTTGGAATACAAACTTGGAGCAAGAGGTTTAAGATCAATTTGCGAAGCGATTCTAAATGATGCCATGTTTGAATTACCATCTAAAAAAGACACTACTGAACTTAGAATTACATTAGAATATGCTGAGTCCAAATTTGCAGGTTCAAAAATGGCGCAGCTTAAAATCGCTTAATTATGGATAAAAACAAAATTGCCGTAGTTGATTACCATGATTACACTTCAGGTGATCCGGAAAAAAGAGCTCGTTTTATTCAAGAGTTTGGAGATTCATTCTCTAACATGGGTTTTGCCATTGTTAAAAACCATGGAGTAAGTGAAGAACTTAAAGCCAAATTATTTGAAGTTTCAAAAGCTTTCTTTGCATTACCTGATGATGTAAAGAAGCAATATGAAGATGAAGCAAATCATGGACAAAGAGGGTACATTTCAAAAAATAAAGAAAGTGCAAAAGGCCAATCTGTTCCTGATATAAAAGAATTTTATCACATTGGTCAAACTGTTACAGATGGTGATCCAATTAAAAGTGAATATCCAGACAATATCTTTCCTGATGTAATTGCTGAATTTGAAGCAGTTACTCAAAAAGTATATCAAACATTTGAGCAAACAGGTAGAAATTTACTGCGTTCAACTGCACTGTATCTAGATTTACCTGAGACTTATTTTGACGATAAAATCCACAATGGGAATAGCATTTTAAGATTGTTGCATTACTATCCTGTAAAAGACAAATCGCAAATTCCTGCCGGAGCTGTTAGAGCTGCTGCTCATGGTGATATCAACTTAATTACACTGTTAATGGGTGGATCTGCTGATGGACTAGAAGCACAAACTTTAGATGGTGAATGGATTCCGGTAAGCCCTGCAGATGATGAGATTGTGATTAACATTGGAGACATGTTAGCGAGATTAACAAACGATAGATTGAGATCAACTCAACACAGAGTTATCACACCAAGAGAAGAGTCATGGTTAACACCAAGATACTCTACTCCGTTTTTCTTGCACCCAAGATCAGATATGGATTTGACATGTTTAGACACTTGTATCTCAGATGAAAATCCTAAGTTGTATGAAGATATGACAGCAGGTGAATTCCTAACAGAAAGACTAATTGAATTAGGATTGAAAAAAGCCTAATCCAATTCACATAAAATATCAAATCCCACCCAATGCGGTGGGATTTTTTTTGCTACATGTTAAAAGTTTATACTTTTAAGCAAAATTTTAATTATGAAACATTTAACCCAATTACTGCTTCTATTTATTCCATTTCTTTCGTTGAGTCAATCGAGTATTTCAAAAGGATTTAACTATACAGGAACATCCGCCATAAGTGGTGCATACATTGAAAAAGACCTCACTAATAATGAGTTTTATGTGTCTACTCAAAAACAAAACGCTACAAACACTTTTGTCACCATTACTAAACTAAGTGAAAATGGAAAAACACTATGGTCAACTAAACATGATTTTCCGGCTTTATACATATCGGCTTTAAGCGGTTTTTTTGATATCAAAATTGTAGGCTCCTATTTATATACCGGTCATCTTTTGTCTACATCTCCTTCTGCCAATTCAATCAAAATTTTAAAGTTTGATATGAGTGGTAATTACGTAGATGAACTTGATATTACAACCGCCAACGGTTTTTACAGAAGAAAATCAGAAATGTCAGTTACTGATAATGATAAACTCATTTTTGCTGCACAGTTAAACGGAAGTAATACCGTACTCACATATTTAATTGATCCCGTAACCATGACTGTTGCTAACAATGTTGTTACCGGAGCTTCTTCAGATGGAGCAACACAAGATTTTAGAATGTTTTGGACAGAAAATGACGGAGATAACAACGTCATTGCCTTCAATAGAGCGGATTCTATTAGGTTTTTTAAGTTAAACAATGTAGGAGTAGCTATTGATAGTTTTAGTATTTATTCTCCTAACGCAGATTTGGCTGACTTTGCTATCAATGGAAATAACTATGAAATGGTTTTGAACACAACGACTACACCATCTGTTCCAGCTGACAATCCGGTTATTGTTAAAACTATTTCAAATACCGGATCCGCCATAACTGACTTCTCATTCGATCCTATGGCTCCTTATCAGTATTCAGATATTGCCCTTGATCAAAATGGGGATTATCTAGTGTCTTGCCGTGGACCTTGGGCTGGAGTGAACACTACTAATAGTGCAATTATTAAAATCAATAGTTCAGGAATTCAACAAGAATTTTCTATTGAAGAAACAAAATTGTGTGAAATTGATATAACCGCTTCAAACATATTTTCCTCTGGAATAGAAGCTGATATAGTGAATGATTGTCAGGAAGATCATGAAGGATTGACATTTATTAAATATGAAGAAAACTCAACGCCAGAATTAAATATTGCTTCTCCGCATATGAAACTTGAAAACAATAATATTGAAGCCGTTATTTCTTCATGTGGTAGCAATTTTCAAGACACTTACAACGGAATCAATGGTTATTTAGTGAATGGTACTGATGCCATTTATAGATCAGTATTGCATATATGTGGTGTTGATCAAATGGGTCAAATTCATTCCTCTTCTCAAAATTACTACGAGGTTTATGCCGCCGGCCCTGTCACAAATCAAACAGATTATGTACAAACAGAAAGAGATAAATGGGACAGGGTTTGGATAATCGACAAACAACAAATTGATGCACATATTTTAGCTTTTCAAACAGGAGATGCTTCTTATAAAATTCCAGAAGTGATTCTTAATTGGCCAGCACATGGTGATGTAAGCAAAGGACAATTGGCAAATTTGGCCAGGTATAAGGATATAAACAGCAATGGAGTTTATGAGCCTCATGAAGGTGAATATCCATTGATAAAAGGAGATTACTGTGCACTTTCAATTTACAATGACTTTAATACTGATACTGCCAACAATTGTATTTTATCTACCGACAGAATGAATGTGCAGATTTCAGAATATCAGTATGGATTTCAATGTACTGGTGACTCTGCCTTGCAAAACACATTGTTTACTTATTATGAGATAATTAATTTATCAGCTAATGACTATGATTCTACTGTTATTGGTCATTACAATGACTTTGATGTTGCACAAGTATTTGCCAATTATGTAGGAACAGATCCTTCAAGAGGGATGACCTATTCATGGTATACTCAGTTTGATTCTATCCATCAGTCCTATGTTATTTTAGGTGCAAATATGATGGCAGATGGCTTTGATAATCCATATGGCATAGGAGCTCTAGAAAGTGTAAATGGAATTGGATTTGGTGACGGAATTGAAGATAATGAAAGAATGGGAATGACTAATTCTATGTACTTCAATGCAGGTGGAGGCGTTACAGGAGATCCCAGCACAGTATCTGACTATTTTAGTTATTTGTATTCAATTTGGAAAGATGGAACTCATGTTACTTATGGAGGAACAGGCCACAATAGTTCCGGAATTGAAAGTGATTATTTCTTTCCTGGAGGAGACGACACTTTGTTTGGGGGGACTAGCGGCACAGACCCGGGTGGAGATTGGTCAGAAGTAGGTGAAAGCAATCCGGCAGGAGACAGAAGAATTATTGGATCTGTAGGACCAATTTCATTTGACATGCAAGACACATTATTTTTTGATATTGCCTATGTGTCAGGAGTAAAAAATTCAAGTGGGTTAAGCAGTCATGAAATACTGGATGAAAACGTAGATTCATCTCGAGCTTATTTTATTGACAACACAACACCTTGCGGTCAAGATTTTGATTTCTATGCTCCTTTTGATGGACCTTATCCTTCAATTGGGTTTGAAGAAAATGTTGCTACACTTTTAGTTTATCCAAATCCTACAAAAGGCAATTTGACCGTTCAAAACATCAAGGAAAATAGCACCCTAATAATATACAATTCAAATGGTTCAATATTGTATGTTAACCAAAACGTATCTAACGGAATTGTTTTAAATGTCAACGATTACGCTAAGGGCTTATATATACTGGAGATTAGCTCAGATCAGAGCACTGAACGAATTAAATTCATCAAACAATAAATTAAAATCCCACCCAATGCGGTGGGATTTTTTTTAGATTAGCAAGGAATGAAAAACAGTAAAATATATCTCTACTCATTTGGTTTTATAGCCGTTATGCTGCTATTATTCTATTTGTTAGGATCTATTTTATTGCCATTTGTGATAGGTTTAATGCTGGCGGCAATCTTGAATCCTTTAGTTAAAAAAGTACAAAGGTTGATACCAAATAGAAATTTAGCCGTAACCAGCTTACTCGTTTTGACCTTTGCCGTATTTACCTCTGTTTTATACATTTTTGGTAACGAGATTGTCAAAGACATTCAAAGACTGAATGGTGCCTTTGTAACATTTGCAGATGACCATCACGAGCAAATAGATGAAACCAATGCAGAAATCAGATCCTTTCTTCAGCAGATTTATAACACAGATCAAGTTCAAGAAGGAATCCATACAATTGAAAATGAATCTGATTCATTACAGGCCACAGCTTTAGACAATTTACAAACCGCACTTTCAGGAATCAGTTCTTTTATAGGATCATCAGATAACAGTCCAGAAGAAGTTAAGGAGGTGGTGAACCTCAATTGGATGGCTATTTTTCTGGGATCCATCATTTACTTCCTTTACATTATTTACACCTTCAATTATTTTGAAGAAAAATACCAAAAGTACTTTGATGGCAATTTAAAGAAAATGCAGTTTATCAAAGATTTCATAAGTGATTTCAAGCGCATTTTTCTCAACTATTTTGGAAAAAGAACTGAAGTGGTAGTGATTTGTTTTGCCGTGTTCTTAATCACCTTTTTGATAGTTGACCTGCCGGGTGGGATTATAATAGCATGTATTGCAGCTATTTTATGTTATATACCACATTTTCATTATTTGGCTTTGATTCCAATATCTTTAGGGTGCTGGGTATTGTCAATGGAAACAGGAACGGGATTTTTTGTATACCTGGGTAGTATAGCAGGTGTTTTTGTTGTTGTTTCTGTACTGGAAGAATTACTTTTTACGCCTAAAATCATGAAGGATTACAATGGATTAAATCCGGCCATTATGATTCTTTCTTTTGCATTATGGAGCCATTTGTTTGGCACCGTTTTAGGAACTTTAATAGCACTGCCACTTACTACTGTTATATTAATCTATATAGACAGATTACTGGTACATACTAAAGAAGTGTTGATAGAAGAAAATGAACAAGTAAATATTTGAAGTAAGACAAAAAATTACTTGCTTTAATTTGAATGAATAATCGTATTTTCATTTCATGAGTTTTCCAGAAGACATTGATTTCATTCAACAGTTGGCTCGTATGCTTTACACTGCAGGTCAAATAGATGGCGATTTTTCTAGGGATGAGAAAAAAGCATCACTATCAATCATCCATCAATTAAGTCAAAAAAATTTCGGTGAATATGCGGAACAATTGATGATTAACGAAATAAAGGATCTGGTTGAAAACAATTCCTCTTCTGCGGATTTGATACAAGACTTTAAACAGTATTATCATCAACATAAAAACTTATTTACTGATGATATAAAAACTGACTTTTTAAAAACAATAGATGCGGTTGTATATGCTCACTCTAAACGGAACAAGTCAGAATTAACTTTACTATCTCAATTGGAAATACTTTTCTTTGGAATTAAAGTAAAATAAAAAAACCCTCAAGTGGTTAGCTCGAGGGTCAAGGTATTTGGTTTGTTGTTGTAGATTATTCGCTGCTTTGAGAAATCAAATCAAACAATGGTTTTAAATCCGGTGAGATAATGATTTCAATTCTTCTGTTTTTTGCTTTATCATCAGGATCAACCGGATGAAACTCAGATCTACCTGCTGCAGTAATTTTTGCAGGATCCATATGACTGTTACCTAACATAATCTCCACTACTGCTGTTGATCTTAATACTGATAATTCCCAGTTATTCTTTGGATGTGCACTACTTTTCATTGGGTCCGAATCTGTATGACCTTCTACAATAATGTCCAGTTCAGTTTGATCTTGTAATACTTTAGCCAAATCTATCAATACTCCTTTTCCTTCATTATTTACTACTGTACTACCTGAAGGGAAAAGTAATTTGGCTTCCATTGAAACATAGATTTTTCCATCCTTTTCAACTACAGTAATTCCCTTATCGGCAAAACCTCTCAATGCTTCGGTGATTTTAGCTTTTAGATCAGCTACAATCTTCTCTTGCATTTTAATTACTTTCTCTAATTCCTCTATTCTTTCTTCTTTAGCCTTAATAGCTTTTTCACGCGCAATTAAATCTTGTTCCAATTTATTAAGTCTGTCTTCTTTTTTCTGAAGTTCTACTCTTGTGTCTTCTAAATCTCCCACCAACTTTTGCATGTCTTGAGATCCTGAAGCCATCATTTTTTCATAGCGTTTTTCCAGATCAGAGCATGATTGAACTTTTCTATCATACTCCGTTTGCAGCATTCGATAGTCGTTCATCATTTTAGTAGTATCAGAAGTCAATTGCTCATAAGCATCTTTTAAAGTAGATAATTCAACTTCCACTTCCTTTAGCCTGTTACCGTATTCAATAGATTGAGATTTGTAACTAGCTTGATCTTCCTGACACTTGTTGTATTTAGCTTCTAATTCCTTGTATTTCTTTGCAGGAACACAAGCTACAGCCAACAATGACACAAAAGTTATGTAAACGATCTTCTTCATAATAACACTAACTCAAAACAAAATTCAGAAGAAAATCGCCATGTTTTGGGGATTTGTGAGATAGTTATGAACAGCTGCTTTTTGATTATCTGACAACAGCAAACTTACCAGACTCTAGTAGTTCAGCATCTTCATTGTAGATACCGAAATAATAAACTCCTGCGCGAAGATTTAATGGAACATTTACCCAATTTAAATAGTCTTCCTGGTGCAAAACTGCCGCTCCTCTCAAATCAAAGATGCTGAATTTGATTTTACCTTCATTGAAGTAATCACGTGCTAAAATAATGCTGTTTTCATCAATTAAAGGGATGTTAGTTTGAACAACACCTGAACTGTTAGACTCCATGATATCAATAGGGAAACTAAATAAATGCGCACCATTTTGGCGATCTAAAATTACCACCTGATTACTGTTTTCAAAAACGTATACACCCCAAGCTCCATTAAATTTATAAGCCGTTTCTTGATCAAATGTATCGTAATAAGCTATTTCTTTAATCGGCGATCTACTGATATCATACACCCTAAAACCTTCATTGTAATAAGCCACAAAAGCCAATTTATTCAGGAGTATAACATTGTGCGGAACATAATCCAAATAATCACTTGTTCCAAAGGTTTCGTTTACCTGAATAATAGAAAGGTCATTAACCTCACACAGTTTGATTTTTGTGCCTTCTGTTTCATCAATAAAGACATAATTTTTTCCATCCTTTGAGAGCCAACCACTGTGATTATATCCTTGATTGGCGTAAAAATCAAGCACTCCTAACTGAATGGGAACAGCACCTGCGAAATTATAAATCTGTAAACCGTCAAAACCACAATTTAAATAGGCTGTATCGTTTCTTACATAACAATCATGTACATAGTTTACATTGTTAAAGTCATGTGTTAAAACAGGATTAATAGGATCTGAAATATCAAAAACTTTCATTCCCATACCATTGGTTCCTGATGCGTACAATTTTGCTTTTACAGTATCAATGTAGATATTGTGGCATATCCCAAACAAACTATTGCTATCATATACTTTTGAGATAGAATCAGGCAAATAAGAAATGTCAAAAATTTGTAAGGTAGCAGTACCTTCATCTCCTACTGCGTACAAGTAATTTTTATAGGTTTTATAATCCCTATGAACCACAGTATAACCTTGAAACGCGCCCGCTTTTCTGTCTACCCGCACTAATTCATCATCTGTTACCATTAATACTTCAACGCCCTCAGAAGATCCAATGGCGCAATAATTTTGCCCATTGTAATTAAATCCCCAAACGTCAGAATACCGTGCTTCTTCAACTGCCAGTGTGATGTTGGTATCATTCCAAACATCTTGCAATTGCACATTTTGATAATCTTGCGCATTAGAACCGATACTCACGGTTAGTAGAAATATGAATAATTTAATTTTCATTCTGCTACTGCAAAATTACAGAGTTTAATCATCTGTTTGTGCAGAAATAACGCAAGTAATCAACTTAAATTTCGTTAAAACGATAAACAATGCTATCAATGACTAAAAGATTTTGGCAAAATAAATATATCTTAGCGCATCTTTGAATTTAGATGAAAAATCTAGTCATCATACCAACTTATAACGAGAAGGAGAATGTGGAGAAAATGATCCGAAAAGTATTCTCTTTGCCGGAGGTATTCCATATTTTAATTGTTGATGACGGTTCACCTGATGGTACTGCAGATATTGTCAAAAATCTTCAAACTGAGTTTCCAGAAAAATTGCACATTGAAGAGCGAGAAGGTAAACTTGGACTAGGAACAGCTTATATCCATGGTTTTAATTGGGGATTAGCTAAAGGGTATGATTACCTTTTTGAAATGGACTGCGATTTTTCACATAATCCTGATGACCTAGTAAGATTATTAGATGCTTGCAAAAA
It contains:
- a CDS encoding T9SS type A sorting domain-containing protein, with translation MKHLTQLLLLFIPFLSLSQSSISKGFNYTGTSAISGAYIEKDLTNNEFYVSTQKQNATNTFVTITKLSENGKTLWSTKHDFPALYISALSGFFDIKIVGSYLYTGHLLSTSPSANSIKILKFDMSGNYVDELDITTANGFYRRKSEMSVTDNDKLIFAAQLNGSNTVLTYLIDPVTMTVANNVVTGASSDGATQDFRMFWTENDGDNNVIAFNRADSIRFFKLNNVGVAIDSFSIYSPNADLADFAINGNNYEMVLNTTTTPSVPADNPVIVKTISNTGSAITDFSFDPMAPYQYSDIALDQNGDYLVSCRGPWAGVNTTNSAIIKINSSGIQQEFSIEETKLCEIDITASNIFSSGIEADIVNDCQEDHEGLTFIKYEENSTPELNIASPHMKLENNNIEAVISSCGSNFQDTYNGINGYLVNGTDAIYRSVLHICGVDQMGQIHSSSQNYYEVYAAGPVTNQTDYVQTERDKWDRVWIIDKQQIDAHILAFQTGDASYKIPEVILNWPAHGDVSKGQLANLARYKDINSNGVYEPHEGEYPLIKGDYCALSIYNDFNTDTANNCILSTDRMNVQISEYQYGFQCTGDSALQNTLFTYYEIINLSANDYDSTVIGHYNDFDVAQVFANYVGTDPSRGMTYSWYTQFDSIHQSYVILGANMMADGFDNPYGIGALESVNGIGFGDGIEDNERMGMTNSMYFNAGGGVTGDPSTVSDYFSYLYSIWKDGTHVTYGGTGHNSSGIESDYFFPGGDDTLFGGTSGTDPGGDWSEVGESNPAGDRRIIGSVGPISFDMQDTLFFDIAYVSGVKNSSGLSSHEILDENVDSSRAYFIDNTTPCGQDFDFYAPFDGPYPSIGFEENVATLLVYPNPTKGNLTVQNIKENSTLIIYNSNGSILYVNQNVSNGIVLNVNDYAKGLYILEISSDQSTERIKFIKQ
- a CDS encoding AI-2E family transporter, encoding MKNSKIYLYSFGFIAVMLLLFYLLGSILLPFVIGLMLAAILNPLVKKVQRLIPNRNLAVTSLLVLTFAVFTSVLYIFGNEIVKDIQRLNGAFVTFADDHHEQIDETNAEIRSFLQQIYNTDQVQEGIHTIENESDSLQATALDNLQTALSGISSFIGSSDNSPEEVKEVVNLNWMAIFLGSIIYFLYIIYTFNYFEEKYQKYFDGNLKKMQFIKDFISDFKRIFLNYFGKRTEVVVICFAVFLITFLIVDLPGGIIIACIAAILCYIPHFHYLALIPISLGCWVLSMETGTGFFVYLGSIAGVFVVVSVLEELLFTPKIMKDYNGLNPAIMILSFALWSHLFGTVLGTLIALPLTTVILIYIDRLLVHTKEVLIEENEQVNI
- a CDS encoding TerB family tellurite resistance protein, whose translation is MSFPEDIDFIQQLARMLYTAGQIDGDFSRDEKKASLSIIHQLSQKNFGEYAEQLMINEIKDLVENNSSSADLIQDFKQYYHQHKNLFTDDIKTDFLKTIDAVVYAHSKRNKSELTLLSQLEILFFGIKVK
- a CDS encoding OmpA/MotB family protein — protein: MKKIVYITFVSLLAVACVPAKKYKELEAKYNKCQEDQASYKSQSIEYGNRLKEVEVELSTLKDAYEQLTSDTTKMMNDYRMLQTEYDRKVQSCSDLEKRYEKMMASGSQDMQKLVGDLEDTRVELQKKEDRLNKLEQDLIAREKAIKAKEERIEELEKVIKMQEKIVADLKAKITEALRGFADKGITVVEKDGKIYVSMEAKLLFPSGSTVVNNEGKGVLIDLAKVLQDQTELDIIVEGHTDSDPMKSSAHPKNNWELSVLRSTAVVEIMLGNSHMDPAKITAAGRSEFHPVDPDDKAKNRRIEIIISPDLKPLFDLISQSSE